A single window of Vigna radiata var. radiata cultivar VC1973A chromosome 4, Vradiata_ver6, whole genome shotgun sequence DNA harbors:
- the LOC106758643 gene encoding bidirectional sugar transporter N3-like: MLITHHTLAFAFGMLGNVISFLVFLAPVPTFYRIYKKKSTESFQSLPYLVALFSSMLWLYYAWLKKNAVLLITINSFGCVIEIIYIVLYITYATRDARNLTIKLFSAMNMGSFALILIVTNFVVHGPLRVQVLGWICVSISVSVFAAPLSIVAQVVRTKSVEFMPFNLSFTLTLSAIMWFGYGLFLKDICIALPNVLGFVLGLLQMVLYGIYRKGNKKSNKMEKNPEEALKNIVVASPLGAGEVFPVEEDEEAKKSHYEEKKQECEV; the protein is encoded by the exons ATGCTTATCACTCACCATACTTTGGCATTTGCATTTGGCATGCTGG GTAATGTCATTTCGTTCTTGGTATTCTTGGCTCCAGT GCCAACATTTTACCGGATATACAAGAAGAAATCAACGGAAAGTTTTCAGTCATTGCCTTACTTAGTAGCATTATTCAGTTCAATGCTTTGGTTGTACTATGCATGGCTGAAAAAAAATGCTGTTCTCCTAATCACCATTAACTCATTCGGATGTGTCATAGAGATCATCTACATCGTCTTGTACATCACCTATGCAACCAGGGATGCTAGG AACTTGACCATCAAGCTATTTTCGGCGATGAACATGGGCTCCTTTGCTTTGATATTGATAGTCACAAACTTTGTCGTGCATGGTCCCCTTCGTGTGCAAGTTCTGGGATGGATTTGTGTTTCCATTTCAGTCAGTGTATTTGCAGCACCACTCAGCATTGTG GCGCAAGTTGTTCGCACGAAGAGTGTAGAGTTTATGCCTTTCAATTTGTCATTTACCCTTACATTGAGCGCCATAATGTGGTTTGGTTATGGTCTCTTTCTGAAGGACATATGCATCGCT CTCCCGAATGTGCTTGGTTTTGTGCTGGGGTTGCTTCAGATGGTGCTGTACGGAATTTacagaaaaggaaataaaaagagtaataaaatggaaaagaatCCAGAAGAGGCACTGAAGAACATTGTTGTAGCGAGCCCGTTGGGAGCTGGAGAGGTGTTTCCCGtggaggaagatgaagaagccaaAAAGAGCCATTACGAGGAAAAGAAACAAGAGTGCGAGGTCTGA
- the LOC106758536 gene encoding bidirectional sugar transporter N3-like — protein MAISHSTLAFAFGMLGNVISFLVFLAPITTFYRIVKKKSTEGFQSLPYLVALFSSMLWLYYALLKKDAFLLLTINSFGCVIEIIYIILYITYATKDARKLTLKLFLAMNVGSFVLILLVTHFAVHGSLRVQILGWICVSFSIGVFAAPLSIVAQVVRTRSVEFMPFNLSFTLTLSAIMWFGYGLFLKDICIALPNVLGFALGLIQMVLYAIYRNGNKKVDKMQKKTQVEQLKSVEALENGEVFHVEENEQGQKKEETMAEKEKSDEPNDCRV, from the exons ATGGCAATCAGCCACAGTACTTTGGCCTTTGCTTTCGGCATGCTAG GTAACGTCATTTCGTTCTTGGTATTCTTGGCTCCAAT AACAACATTTTACCGAATAGTGAAGAAGAAATCAACCGAGGGGTTTCAGTCACTGCCTTACCTGGTGGCATTGTTCAGTTCGATGCTTTGGTTATACTATGCCTTACTAAAAAAAGACGCTTTTCTTCTCTTGACCATTAACTCATTTGGATGTGTGATTGAGATCATCTACATCATCTTGTACATCACCTATGCCACAAAGGATGCTAGG AAGCTAACTTTGAAGCTATTTTTGGCAATGAATGTGGGGTCCTTCGTTCTTATCCTCTTAGTCACACATTTTGCTGTGCATGGTTCCCTCCGTGTCCAAATCCTTGGATGGATATGTGTTTCTTTTTCGATTGGCGTCTTTGCAGCACCACTCAGCATTGTG GCACAAGTTGTTCGGACAAGGAGTGTTGAATTTATGCCTTTCAATCTGTCATTCACCCTCACATTGAGTGCCATAATGTGGTTTGGTTATGGTCTCTTTCTCAAGGACATATGCATTGCT CTTCCAAATGTACTTGGTTTTGCACTGGGATTAATTCAGATGGTTCTTTATGCCATTTACCGGAATGGCAATAAGAAGGTTGATAAAATGCAAAAGAAGACACAGGTAGAGCAACTGAAAAGCGTTGAAGCTTTGGAAAATGGTGAGGTGTTTCATGTGGAGGAAAACGAGCAAGGACAGAAGAAAGAAGAGACTATGGCGGAGAAGGAGAAAAGTGATGAACCTAACGATTGCAGGGTCTAA
- the LOC106758034 gene encoding NAC domain-containing protein 83-like → MEKLNFVKNGELRLPPGFRFHPTDEELVVQYLKRKVFSFPLPASVIPEFDVCKSDPWDLPGDLEKEKYFFSTKEPKYPNGNRSNRATSSGYWKATGLDKQILTSKGNQXVGMKKTLVFYRGKPPHGSRTDWIMHEYRLLNAPSQVPMENWVLCRIFLKRRSGCRNVEEKEMESLRGGVNNRKVRKSKMVFYNFLEQSKTDSSSSAGSGITHESDEHEESSSSDTFPYFRRKP, encoded by the exons ATGGAGAAACTGAATTTTGTGAAGAATGGGGAGCTCCGATTGCCTCCGGGCTTCCGTTTCCACCCAACCGACGAGGAATTGGTTGTGCAATACTTAAAGCGCAAGGTTTTCTCCTTCCCTTTGCCAGCCTCCGTCATTCCTGAGTTTGATGTTTGCAAGTCTGATCCTTGGGATTTGCCAG GTGATTTAGAGAAAGAGAAGTACTTCTTCAGCACCAAAGAACCCAAATATCCTAACGGCAATCGCTCCAACAGAGCCACCAGTTCAGGTTACTGGAAGGCCACTGGGTTggacaaacaaattttaacttcaaaagGGAACCAANTAGTGGGAATGAAGAAGACACTTGTTTTCTACAGAGGAAAGCCACCTCATGGATCCAGAACCGATTGGATCATGCATGAGTATCGCCTNCTTAACGCTCCATCTCAG GTTCCCATGGAAAACTGGGTTCTGTGTCGCATATTTTTGAAGAGGAGAAGTGGTTGTAGAAACGTGGAGGAGAAGGAGATGGAGAGTTTGAGAGGCGGAGTGAATAATAGGAAGGTGAGGAAGTCGAAGATGGTTTTCTATAACTTTTTGGAACAGAGCAAGACTGATTCCTCATCTTCTGCCGGCAGTGGAATTACCCATGAATCAGATGAGCATGAAGAGAGCAGTAGCTCCGACACCTTCCCTTATTTTAGAAGAAAACCTTGA
- the LOC106758642 gene encoding serine/threonine-protein kinase PBS1, producing the protein MGCFSCFDSSSSSRENHNLRSHHHPQPNSNSNSNPNPNINLSLPSQISKLPSGADKLRSRSNGGSKRELPASNTKEGHGPAVQIAAQTFTFRELAAATKNFRPESFVGEGGFGRVYKGRLETTGQIVAVKQLDKNGLQGNREFLVEVLMLSLLHHPNLVNLIGYCADGEQRLLVYEFLPLGSLEDHLHDVPPDKEPLDWNTRMKIAAGAAKGLEYLHDKANPPVIYRDFKSSNILLDETYHPKLSDFGLAKLGPVGDKSHVSTRVMGTYGYCAPEYAMTGQLTVKSDVYSFGVVFLELITGRKAIDSTQPHGEQNLVTWARPLFNDRRKFSKLADPRLQGRFPMRGLYQALAVASMCIQESAATRPLIGDVVTALSYLANQGYDPNNAGHGYRGSSDDKRNRDDKGGRILKNDEAGGSGRRWDLEGSEKDDSPRETARMLNRDLDRERAVAEAKMWGENLRQKRQQSLQEGSYGSN; encoded by the exons ATGGGTTGCTTTTCCTGTTTCGATTCGAGTTCAAGTTCGAGGGAGAATCACAACCTCCGTTCTCACCACCACCCACAACCCAATTCCAATTCCAATTCCAATCCCAATCCCAATATCAATCTGTCTCTCCCTTCTCAGATTTCCAAGTTGCCATCTG GAGCAGACAAGTTACGGTCCAGAAGTAATGGAGGTTCCAAAAGGGAATTGCCTGCTTCCAACACCAAGGAAGGACACGGACCCGCCGTCCAAATCGCTGCTCAAACTTTTACTTTCCGTGAACTTGCTGCTGCAACCAAAAACTTTAGGCCAGAATCCTTTGTAGGGGAAGGTGGTTTTGGAAGGGTCTACAAAGGCAGGCTTGAAACCACTGGTCAG ATTGTTGCAGTCAAACAGTTAGACAAAAATGGTCTACAGGGTAATCGGGAATTCCTTGTAGAGGTTCTCATGCTCAGTCTTCTGCATCACCCTAACCTTGTGAATCTCATTGGATACTGTGCGGATGGGGAACAACGCCTCcttgtttatgaatttttgcCTTTGGGATCATTGGAAGATCACCTTCATG ATGTTCCCCCTGATAAGGAACCACTAGATTGGAACACCAGAATGAAAATAGCTGCTGGTGCTGCAAAAGGATTAGAATACCTGCATGACAAGGCAAATCCTCCTGTCATTTATAGAGACTTCAAGTCGTCTAACATATTACTTGACGAAACATACCACCCTAAGCTTTCTGACTTTGGTCTTGCGAAGCTTGGTCCTGTTGGTGACAAATCACACGTTTCTACCCGAGTCATGGGAACTTATGGTTACTGTGCTCCTGAGTATGCTATGACTGGACAGCTGACAGTGAAGTCTGATGTATATAGCTTTGGGGTTGTCTTCTTAGAGCTTATTACTGGCCGCAAAGCAATTGACAGCACCCAGCCCCATGGAGAACAGAATCTTGTCACATGG GCACGTCCACTTTTTAACGACCGCAGGAAGTTTTCAAAGTTGGCTGATCCTAGGCTGCAGGGACGGTTTCCCATGCGTGGTCTTTACCAAGCTCTAGCTGTTGCGTCAATGTGCATTCAAGAATCAGCTGCCACACGCCCTCTGATTGGAGATGTGGTGACAGCCCTCTCTTATCTGGCCAACCAGGGATATGACCCCAACAATGCTGGGCATGGTTATAGGGGGTCTAGCGATGACAAAAGGAACAGAGATGATAAAGGTGGAAGAATACTTAAAAATGATGAAGCTGGGGGATCTGGACGCAGATGGGACTTGGAAGGATCCGAGAAAGATGACTCCCCACGAGAAACTGCAAGAATGTTAAATAGAGATCTAGATAGAGAACGTGCTGTGGCTGAAGCCAAGATGTGGGGAGAGAACTTGAGACAAAAAAGACAACAAAGTTTGCAGGAGGGCAGTTATGGTTCTAACTAA